A stretch of Lathyrus oleraceus cultivar Zhongwan6 chromosome 6, CAAS_Psat_ZW6_1.0, whole genome shotgun sequence DNA encodes these proteins:
- the LOC127094817 gene encoding uncharacterized protein LOC127094817 → MAEYEANDVVVRESLAQVQGEMNLFRANMETILEILQSQRNPAYATANVTYVVGVTVPNTAAGTTVDPPAETVVPNRQPVTTAQTVPPGFSYPPIWFTPNMPGPIAPEASRPASQVSPPAVDPARPADYQLLDDKIRATGGFSSFGIDARGLCLVPNVVLPQKFKVPDLPKYKGLSCPRRHLTMYCRKMASHIDNDNLLIHCFQDSLAGASLDWYMSLERSKIRSWRDLSEAFLKQYKYNLDMAPTRLQLQNQS, encoded by the exons atggctgaatatgaagccaACGACGTTGTTGTTCGTGAATCCCTTGCCCAAGTGCAAGGAGAGATGAACTTGTTCAGGGCAAACATGGAGACCATCCTCGAGATCCTCCAGTCTCAGAGGAACCCCGCATATGCTACTGCTAACGTCACCTATGTTGTTGGGGTGACCGTTCCTAATACCGCTGCTGGCACTACCGTCGACCCTCCGGCGGAAACTGTGGTGCCTAACCGTCAG CCTGTTACTACCGCTCAGACCGTGCCACCGGGTTTCTCCTACCCGCCAATATGGTTCACCCCAAACATGCCTGGACCGATCGCCCCTGAAGCCTCTCGACCGGCCAGTCAGGTCTCTCCTCCCGCTGTTGATCCGGCTAGACCTGCGGATTACCAACTCTTGGACGACAAGATAAGGGCCACTGGGGGATTCTCTTCCTTTGGCATAGACGCTCGAGGCCTCTGCTTGGTCCCGAATGTGGTGTTACCCCAGAAGTTCAAGGTGCCCGACCTCCCCAAGTACAAAGGCCTTAGCTGTCCCCGCAGGCATCTCACTATGTACTGTAGGAAGATGGCTTCGCACATTGATAACGACAACCTCTTGATTCATTGCTTCCAAGATAGCCTGgctggggcttccttggattggtacatgagTTTGGAGCGCTCGAAGATCCGGTCATGGAGGGATCTCTCTGAGGCATTCttgaaacagtacaagtacaaccTTGACATGGCTCCAACAAGGCTTCAATTACAGAATCAGTCGTAG